A genome region from Salvia splendens isolate huo1 chromosome 19, SspV2, whole genome shotgun sequence includes the following:
- the LOC121780107 gene encoding F-box protein At3g07870-like has protein sequence MGRDFFQILPSELTTNILSRLPFRSVAISKCVCKSWLNLLNSDYGKIKPPPALVCFKRNPPHCTIFEIEDKDEADYESHDLHYIPLTDFDIPFRISATECTTANGLLLLYSYTNDPVNPVYICNPLTREHILLCPPKEYTSIKCFTYFEFGVSEISGQYKVVCLGGIFESMSVHVYTLGTRSWRTVETGAASGFEFRWDGRAVCNGNIHWTVDDWVRPFYRICGFDIETECFSIFSPPPALHVGGVEELNLELTVFRDCLCICYTRDYEINIWLMKEYRVEESWTIEYKLSTIDLNNNVNWLYPIKVFKDGGILMGRYNVLIYYSNKTRTTQQVGIFNDADAWEYYFTFPNIFTPVLFSLQSFALENVISF, from the coding sequence ATGGGGCGTGATTTCTTCCAAATTCTGCCGTCAGAATTAACGACCAACATCCTCTCACGCCTCCCATTCCGAAGCGTTGCAATCAGCAAATGCGTTTGCAAATCATGGCTCAATCTGCTCAATTCCGACTACGGCAAAATAAAACCCCCTCCCGCCCTAGTTTGCTTCAAGAGGAACCCACCTCATTGCACGATTTTCGAAATCGAAGACAAAGACGAAGCCGATTATGAGAGCCACGATCTTCACTACATTCCGCTCACAGATTTCGATATCCCTTTCAGAATCAGTGCAACGGAATGTACCACTGCTAATGGATTGCTTCTTCTATACTCATACACCAATGATCCTGTAAATCCTGTTTACATATGCAATCCTCTCACTCGTGAACATATCCTGCTCTGCCCTCCTAAGGAATACACCTCAATTAAATGTTTTACgtattttgaatttggtgtgAGCGAAATAAGTGGGCAATATAAGGTGGTCTGTTTGGGTGGGATCTTCGAATCCATGTCGGTTCATGTATACACCCTTGGAACAAGATCATGGAGGACCGTTGAAACCGGGGCTGCTTCTGGTTTCGAATTCCGTTGGGATGGACGCGCTGTATGTAACGGTAACATCCATTGGACAGTGGATGATTGGGTTCGACCCTTCTATCGTATTTGTGGTTTTGATATTGAAACAGAATGTTTTAGCATTTTCTCTCCTCCTCCAGCCCTTCATGTCGGTGGAGTTGAGGAGTTGAATTTGGAGTTGACTGTTTTTAGGGACTGCTTGTGTATCTGTTACACACGGGACTACGAAATCAACATCTGGTTGATGAAAGAATATCGAGTTGAGGAATCTTGGACCATAGAGTACAAGTTGAGTACTATTGATTTAAATAACAATGTAAATTGGCTTTATCCTATCAAAGTTTTCAAAGATGGCGGCATTTTGATGGGGCGGTACAATGTCCTCATCTACTACTCCAACAAGACAAGAACTACTCAACAAGTAGGTATATTTAATGATGCAGATGCATGGGAGTATTACTTCACCTTTCCCAATATTTTCACTCCTGTACTCTTCTCACTACAGAGTTTCGCATTAGAGAATGTGATCTCGTTCT